The sequence TGGACCCGAACTACCAGGGCAAGGGCCTGGTCAAGATGATGTCGGACACCGCGCGATTGTTTCTCTTTTCGCGCCGTCCCAAGTTGTTAATCACAAATCCGGTTGATCCGCTCTACGAGATGTACAAACAGCTCGGGCTCAAGACGGTAGGCCGCGAGCCGGTCGAGCATCCACACGCATTCAACGTGCGGGTGTGGCTGATGTACGGCAAATTCGACCAGTTGGCGACGCCATACTTTATGTAGAGATTTGCTACATGCTTACGGTTTTGCTTTGTGCTGTGGCTTGGCCGGGCCGCCCATAAGTGCGCCCGCGCTCCGCATGATGCTGGTGCCGACGCTCAGCACCGCGTCGGTGACGCCCGGGAACAACGACGCGAGTTTCTCCGCGACTGCGGCGCCGGGAGGAACGTCCACTTCCGTCAGCCCGAACGCGGCCGCGGCCAGCACCGCCCACGTCACCCATCGCGCCGGCATCGCCATCATGGCGGATACGCTCTTGAGCGAATCGTCCTTGAGCGCATCGCGCGCCATGGGCGTGTCGATCACTCCGGGCATCACGAGCGACACTTTTATCCCGGTATTGAACAACTCTACGCGCAGAGCTTCCGTCATTCCCACCAGCGCAAACTTGGTCGAGCTGTAGCCGCCGAGCGGACTGACGCCGCGGCGCCCCGCCAGCGACGAGATGTTCACGATGCTGCCCGACTTGGCCTTGCGCATCACGGGCAGCACCGCCTGTATCGCATTGAGCGCGCCGAAGACGTTTATCGCCATCATCTTTTCCAGATCTTCGGGACGCATCTGCTCGACCGGATCCGAGATGAGCAATCCCGCCGAGTTGATCAGGATGTCAACTCTTCCGAATGCTTCTTTAACCTGCTCAATCGCCCGGAATACGCGCGCGCGATCGGTCACGTCGCAATCGAGCGCGAGCGCTTTGCCCCCTGCCTGGTTGATCTTATGCGCGAGTTCTTCGAGCTGCACGCGCCGGCGTGCGAGCAGCGCGACCTGCGCCCCTTGTTCGCCGAACGCGAGCGCGACGCCGTGGCCGATTCCACTCGACGCCCCGGTTATGACCACCGATTTGTCGAAAAAGTATCCGCGCACCGGTCCTTTGGATTGGCGCTTGGCTGCGCTCATAACCGTCACCTCGATATGGGCGCCGCGGCATGGAACTGAGGGTAGGGGCGTCGCGTTTTTGGCATTGTGCGCCGGTCGCACACGCAGGCGCAAATCCCCGCTGAAGCTGGTTGCCGCGGCGATACGGTGTGATTAGCTTTAGTCTTGGAGAAAGGGTGGGACGGGGGAAGGCTCAAAATAGTGAACTCGAAAACTTTGATTGCTGAAATCGCCGCTGCGGGCGCATTGATCGGCTCGTATCCACTGGATTGGCTGGTCAAGAGGGGCGAGCCGTATTTCTCCGCGCCGGCCAGCGAGCCGGTAATTCTTATTCACGGCTTCGGCGGCAGCCGCGCCAATCTGTTGGCGCTTGCAGCGTACCTGCGGCTGGCGGGATTCGACAACCTGTCATACCTCGAGTACCCGCGATGGCAGTCGATCGATGATTCTGCCGCGCACCTCGGGCGCATCGTAGAGGGAAAATCCGGCGCAAAGGGCGCTCATCTGATCGGCCACAGCCTCGGCGGCACCGTAGCCCGGCGCTACGCAGCTGGCGCGCCAAAGGGTGCGGTACGCTCGCTCGTCACGCTCGGCTCGCCGTATTCGTACGGTCAACGGAGTCCCGCCGAGATCGGAATTTTCGGCGATGATGACCCTGTCGTGCCGGCGCCGATCGAGGCGTTGATTACTCGCAGCGCGTTCGCGCGGATCGTGACGCTTCACGAGGTCGGGCATCTTGCACTGATCTTTCATCCCGAGGCCCTGCGGATCATCGGCACCGAACTGCGCGCAAATCGCGTGCCCGGAAGCAACGCCGCGGCGGATTAGTGTTCCGATCCCGCGATTGCCGGGGATTGCTTTGTTAGACTCCGCGCCATGAGCTCGACAGTTGCCGCCAGTGCAATCGTCCTCGCGGGAGGACGCAGTTCCCGGATGGGCCGGCCCAAGGCGGCTCTCGATTTCGGCGGTGTCCCGATCCTGACGAGAATTATCTCCGAGCTCAGGCGGCGCTTTGCGGAGATCGTAGTCGTCGCGGCCCCCGAGTCTGAGGATTCGCTTCAAATTGATCTCCCCGCGATAAAAATAGTGCGCGACGAAACCGCGTATCAGGGACCCTTGGACGCGCTCCGGCGCGGCCTGGACGCCGTTAGCAACGAAATCGCGTTCGGCTGCTCATGCGATCTGCCGCTGCTCGATTCCGAGGTCGCGGCGGCGATCGTCGCGATGCTTGATGACTTCGACGCGGCGATTCCGATCGTTGGCGAAAAGCCTCAACCGCTGCACGCCGCGTATCGCAAGCGATGCGCCGGCGTTCTGGCGGCGCTTGCCATGCGGGGAGAGTCGCGTCTGATTGCGATCGCCGATGCGGTCAATACGAGGCGGATTTCCGAGAACGATCTTCTCGCTCTCGATCCGCACCTGCATAGTTTCCTCAACCTGAACGCTCCCGGCGACTACCAGCGCGCACTCAAGATCGCGGGCCTCGCCCGATAAATTCCGCCGCTACGCCTTCTTCTCCCACCGCAGAATCGGGTGGCGCGCGGCCGCGGCCTCGTCCACGCGCGAGACCGGCAAGGTCTGCGGCGCGTTTTTGACCCGCTCGGGATCGTTCAGCGCCTCGTCGTAAATCCGTTCCATCGCATCGACGAAGCTGTCCAGGATTTCCTTGCTCTCGGTCTCGGTCGGCTCGATCATCAGCGCACCCGGCACCACCAGCGGGAAATAGATCGTCGGCGGATGGATTCCGAAATCGAGCAGGCGTTTGGCAATTTCGAGCGTGCTCACGCCGGCGCGCTTTTCAAGGTCGTGCGAGAGCACGCATTCATGCATCGACGGCTCGCCGGTCGCGCTTGGAAAGTGCGGTTGAAGCCGCTTGCGCAGGTAATTAGCGCCGAGGATCGCCAGCCGGCTCGCCATCCCCAGACCGTCGCCGCCGAGCGCGAGGATGTACGCGTACGCGCGCACGATCATTCCGAAATTGTTGTGAAACGATCGCATCCGTCCGATCGAATCCGGCCGCTCGGCGTCGAATTCATAGCCGGCGGCGCAACGCTTCAAGCGTGGCATCGGCAGGAACGGCTCGAGATGCTTTTTCACCGCGACCGGCCCCGCGCCCGGCCCGCCACCGCCGTGCGGAGTCGAAAAAGTCTTGTGCAAATTCAGTTGGACGATGTCCGCGCCCATGTGTCCAGGCTTTGCAACGCCGAGCAGTGCGTTCATGTTCGCACCGTCGAGGTAGAGCATCGCGCCGCGGTCATGCAAGGCCGCGGCGATTTCCTGGATCTCCGGCTCGAAAATTCCCAGCGTGTTTGGATTCGTCACCATCATCGCGGCCACGTCGTCGCTCACCAGCCGGCGAACCTCGTCCGCTTCCATATAGCCGCGCCGGTTAGATTTCGCGACGATCACTTCGAAGCCCGCCAGCGTGCAGCTGGCCGGATTGGTGCCGTGCGAAGTATCCGGGATGATCACCTTGTGCCGTGCTTGGCCGCGCTTGCGATGATACGCACGGACCATCAGCAGCCCGGTCAACTCGCCTTGCGCACCGGCCGCGGGATGCAGCGACACCGCGTCCATCCCGGTGATCTCGGCCAGCGCCGCTTCCATCCGCGCGAGCAGTTCGAGCGCGCCCTGGGCAAGATGCGCCGGGGTCGCGGGATGCAGTCCCGCCAGCCCCGCAAGCGCCGCCAGCTCGTCGTTTACCACCGGGTTGTACTTCATCGTGCACGATCCAAGCGGATAGAACTGGAGCGCCTGCGCGAAGTTGAGCTGCGACAGGCGGATGAAATGCCGGAGCACCTGCGGCTCGCTGAGTTCGGGAAAGCCCGGAAGATCCTCGCGGCAAAGCTCCACGCCGATGATTTCAGCGCCGCGCCGCTGGCCGGCGGCACGCGGCGACAGGTCCACCCCGCGGCGGCCTTCGGATGAAAGTTCGAAAATAAGCGGCACGCCCGCCACCGGCTCGATGCGTTGGGGCGTCGCAGGAGTTTCAGCGACCGCGACTGGGCCGATTCTGCCCGCACTTGCCATCACCGCACCTCCGCAATTGCCGCCGCAAGCCGGCTGAACTCGCCGCCCAGATTCATTTCGGTGACCGAAACCAGGAGCGCGTCGGAGAGTTCGGAATAATCGCTGCCGAGTGCGACGCCGGCAAGGATTTGCCTGCGCTCAGCCGCTTCCAGAGCGGCCAAGGGGTTCGCAAGCTTCAATGCGAATTCGTTGAAGAACGGTCCCGAAAAGCGCCGGCGGATGCCCGCAACCTCCAGCACCGCGGCCGCCTGATGCGCCAGCTCGACGTTTTGCTCCGCCAGCTCGCGCAGTCCAACCCGGCCCATCAGTGAGAGATAGACCGTCGCCGCCAGCGCGCACAGAGAATGATTAGTGCAGATGTTCGAGGTCGCCCGTTCGCGGCGGATATGCTGCTCGCGGGTACTGAGCGTCAGGCAAAACGCGCGGCGGCCGTCACGATCGCGAGTCTGTCCCACCAACCGGCCGGGCATCTGGCGCAGATGGGTCAGCCGCGCGGCCATGAAGCCAACGCCGGGTCCGCCGAATTGAAGCGGCAGCCCGAAACTTTGACCCTCGCCGACGGCGATATCGACGCCAAGTTCGCCCGGTGCGCGAAGCAGACCCAGCGCGATGCCCTCGGCAGTGGCGGAAATGGCCAGTGCGCCCGCGCGATGCGTGATTTGAGCGATCGCGCCAAGCGGTTCGATTATGCCGAGCGCGTTGGGATAGCCGGTGACCATGCACAGCAAGCGATCGTTGGCGATACGATCGAGCGCGGACAAGTCGGTCGCGCCGGTCGCGTCGTCAAACGGAACCTCGACGAGGTCGAGTCCCTCGAGCGCACTCAGGTAGGTGCGAATGGTCGCGCGATACTCCGGCCACAGCGCTCGCGAGAGTGCGACGACCGGGCGCCTGGGCATCAACCGCCGCGCCATCAGCACCGCCTCGGCCGCGGCCGACGCGCCGTCGTACATGCTGGCGTTGGCGACTTCCATCGCGGTGAGTTGCGTGATCAGCGTCTGGAACTCGAAAATCGCCTGCGTGGTCCCCTGGCTCGCCTCGGCCTGGTACGGCGTATAGCTGGTCGCGAACTCGGCGCGTGCGATGACCGCGCGCACCGCCGCGGGCACGAAATGGCGATAGTAACCGGCGCCCAGGAAGCTTGAGAAACC is a genomic window of Candidatus Binatus sp. containing:
- a CDS encoding esterase/lipase family protein, which encodes MNSKTLIAEIAAAGALIGSYPLDWLVKRGEPYFSAPASEPVILIHGFGGSRANLLALAAYLRLAGFDNLSYLEYPRWQSIDDSAAHLGRIVEGKSGAKGAHLIGHSLGGTVARRYAAGAPKGAVRSLVTLGSPYSYGQRSPAEIGIFGDDDPVVPAPIEALITRSAFARIVTLHEVGHLALIFHPEALRIIGTELRANRVPGSNAAAD
- the gcvPA gene encoding aminomethyl-transferring glycine dehydrogenase subunit GcvPA, whose amino-acid sequence is MRFMPQTERDVAAMLETIGAKHLDDLIAHVPASLRASATINLDRGRSEADVVGEISALAARNTGASGFSSFLGAGYYRHFVPAAVRAVIARAEFATSYTPYQAEASQGTTQAIFEFQTLITQLTAMEVANASMYDGASAAAEAVLMARRLMPRRPVVALSRALWPEYRATIRTYLSALEGLDLVEVPFDDATGATDLSALDRIANDRLLCMVTGYPNALGIIEPLGAIAQITHRAGALAISATAEGIALGLLRAPGELGVDIAVGEGQSFGLPLQFGGPGVGFMAARLTHLRQMPGRLVGQTRDRDGRRAFCLTLSTREQHIRRERATSNICTNHSLCALAATVYLSLMGRVGLRELAEQNVELAHQAAAVLEVAGIRRRFSGPFFNEFALKLANPLAALEAAERRQILAGVALGSDYSELSDALLVSVTEMNLGGEFSRLAAAIAEVR
- a CDS encoding SDR family oxidoreductase is translated as MSAAKRQSKGPVRGYFFDKSVVITGASSGIGHGVALAFGEQGAQVALLARRRVQLEELAHKINQAGGKALALDCDVTDRARVFRAIEQVKEAFGRVDILINSAGLLISDPVEQMRPEDLEKMMAINVFGALNAIQAVLPVMRKAKSGSIVNISSLAGRRGVSPLGGYSSTKFALVGMTEALRVELFNTGIKVSLVMPGVIDTPMARDALKDDSLKSVSAMMAMPARWVTWAVLAAAAFGLTEVDVPPGAAVAEKLASLFPGVTDAVLSVGTSIMRSAGALMGGPAKPQHKAKP
- the gcvPB gene encoding aminomethyl-transferring glycine dehydrogenase subunit GcvPB, with translation MASAGRIGPVAVAETPATPQRIEPVAGVPLIFELSSEGRRGVDLSPRAAGQRRGAEIIGVELCREDLPGFPELSEPQVLRHFIRLSQLNFAQALQFYPLGSCTMKYNPVVNDELAALAGLAGLHPATPAHLAQGALELLARMEAALAEITGMDAVSLHPAAGAQGELTGLLMVRAYHRKRGQARHKVIIPDTSHGTNPASCTLAGFEVIVAKSNRRGYMEADEVRRLVSDDVAAMMVTNPNTLGIFEPEIQEIAAALHDRGAMLYLDGANMNALLGVAKPGHMGADIVQLNLHKTFSTPHGGGGPGAGPVAVKKHLEPFLPMPRLKRCAAGYEFDAERPDSIGRMRSFHNNFGMIVRAYAYILALGGDGLGMASRLAILGANYLRKRLQPHFPSATGEPSMHECVLSHDLEKRAGVSTLEIAKRLLDFGIHPPTIYFPLVVPGALMIEPTETESKEILDSFVDAMERIYDEALNDPERVKNAPQTLPVSRVDEAAAARHPILRWEKKA
- the mobA gene encoding molybdenum cofactor guanylyltransferase; translated protein: MSSTVAASAIVLAGGRSSRMGRPKAALDFGGVPILTRIISELRRRFAEIVVVAAPESEDSLQIDLPAIKIVRDETAYQGPLDALRRGLDAVSNEIAFGCSCDLPLLDSEVAAAIVAMLDDFDAAIPIVGEKPQPLHAAYRKRCAGVLAALAMRGESRLIAIADAVNTRRISENDLLALDPHLHSFLNLNAPGDYQRALKIAGLAR